One Peptococcaceae bacterium genomic window carries:
- a CDS encoding ABC-2 transporter permease, with protein sequence MSSLILKDILLQKKAVLFTIGYSLFILIAFQNPVFSEAAYIMGAVASGYMFILGACAYDEKNKSDIVLNSLPVKRAAIVRAKYAGVLVFTAIALLIIGLMGAVMKGIGLPVPQRYIGWPDMAGAFASLGLLASLYYPFAFRFGYIKSRMFNLVLFMLVFFSPAVLSEYLKKQYSRENLEQAVVRLVALPDWLVGLGLVLAVLALLQVSLLLSIRFYKQREF encoded by the coding sequence GTGTCCAGCCTGATTTTAAAAGACATCCTGCTGCAGAAAAAAGCGGTGCTGTTTACCATCGGCTACAGCCTGTTTATCTTGATCGCTTTCCAGAATCCCGTCTTTTCCGAGGCCGCCTATATAATGGGCGCCGTGGCAAGCGGTTATATGTTCATCCTCGGTGCCTGCGCCTACGACGAGAAAAACAAGAGCGACATCGTCCTGAACAGCCTGCCGGTTAAACGCGCCGCCATCGTCAGGGCTAAATACGCTGGCGTTCTTGTCTTTACAGCGATTGCCCTGCTGATTATCGGGCTTATGGGAGCGGTGATGAAAGGGATAGGGCTGCCTGTGCCTCAACGTTACATCGGGTGGCCGGACATGGCGGGCGCTTTCGCCAGTTTGGGACTGCTCGCTTCCCTTTATTATCCTTTCGCCTTCCGGTTCGGTTATATCAAGTCGCGGATGTTCAACCTTGTGCTGTTTATGCTGGTCTTTTTTTCACCGGCGGTTTTAAGCGAATACTTAAAAAAGCAATACAGCAGAGAAAACCTGGAGCAGGCCGTGGTAAGGCTAGTCGCCCTGCCCGACTGGCTGGTGGGGCTGGGGCTTGTCCTGGCCGTGCTGGCGCTGCTGCAGGTTTCCCTTTTACTGTCGATTCGCTTCTATAAACAGCGGGAATTTTGA